One genomic segment of Arthrobacter sp. JZ12 includes these proteins:
- a CDS encoding transglutaminase family protein, with protein MNRSVTAHLTARTQANTEIALSVAVARNPGYTALNETLVVTADGEEIQAREVQDHHGGVLHALTIEKPAQLEVTYRAEVAGAATPPNPDAGDLIRYVRPSRYCDSDRLLPTSYSLFGSLRGSELLAAVREWVNSNLSYVSGSSRHTDGASDTLMARRGVCRDYAHLAISLLRAKDVPARLASAYAPGLNPMDFHAVVEAWVDGAWHVIDATGLAPRSTLLRIATGRDTADTAFLSTVGGSLSLQTLKVTAEADEVHDDDGTSLLQLR; from the coding sequence ATGAACCGATCTGTCACGGCTCACTTGACCGCGCGTACGCAGGCAAACACCGAAATCGCACTGTCGGTGGCGGTGGCCCGGAACCCGGGCTACACCGCACTCAACGAGACACTCGTTGTCACGGCGGACGGCGAGGAGATCCAGGCACGCGAGGTGCAGGACCACCACGGCGGTGTTCTGCACGCACTGACAATCGAGAAGCCCGCCCAACTGGAGGTGACCTATCGTGCTGAGGTGGCGGGCGCCGCGACACCGCCGAACCCGGACGCCGGGGACCTTATTCGGTACGTGCGCCCCAGCCGCTATTGTGATTCCGACCGGTTGCTGCCTACGTCGTACTCCCTTTTCGGAAGCCTGCGCGGCAGCGAACTGTTGGCGGCCGTCCGCGAATGGGTCAACTCGAACCTGAGCTACGTTTCCGGCTCCTCCCGCCACACGGACGGCGCCTCCGATACGCTCATGGCACGCCGCGGGGTCTGCCGCGACTACGCACATCTGGCAATCTCGCTGCTCCGTGCGAAGGACGTACCTGCGCGGCTCGCCTCGGCCTACGCGCCCGGGCTGAATCCCATGGACTTCCATGCCGTCGTCGAAGCCTGGGTGGACGGTGCGTGGCACGTCATCGACGCCACCGGGCTGGCTCCGCGCTCCACCCTGCTTCGCATCGCGACGGGCCGGGACACTGCCGACACGGCCTTTCTTTCCACGGTGGGCGGGAGCCTCAGCCTGCAGACGTTGAAAGTCACGGCGGAAGCGGATGAAGTGCACGACGACGACGGCACCTCGCTGCTTCAGCTCCGCTGA
- a CDS encoding oxidoreductase: MNPQPTDSPQDGGLEGRTAVVTGANSGIGLQTVIGLARRGASVVLACRDQERGAAALQTARKASGSDRLELRSLDLANLASIRGFARDWTGALDILVNNAGVMATPLRHTVDGFEQQFGINHLGHFALTGLLLGALRSSPSGRVVTVSSLAHRRGRIDFSDLNAHGRYRSWKAYGQSKLANLLFTMELDRRLRAAGWPLIACAAHPGLSTTNLTNGVRGAAVLDLLGGAIRVMGQSDADGAKPILLAATGAQVRGGDYYGPDGAGETRGNPVLVAPAPAVLDPVTAARLWSASEELTGVRYQDLPAAP; the protein is encoded by the coding sequence GTGAATCCACAGCCGACAGACAGCCCGCAGGATGGGGGCCTGGAGGGCCGGACCGCCGTCGTGACGGGAGCCAACAGCGGTATCGGGCTCCAGACCGTGATCGGGCTTGCACGCCGCGGAGCATCCGTGGTGCTGGCGTGCCGGGACCAGGAGCGTGGCGCCGCCGCTCTGCAGACGGCCAGGAAGGCTTCCGGCAGCGATCGGCTCGAGCTTCGATCGCTCGACCTGGCAAACCTCGCCTCCATCCGTGGATTCGCCCGGGACTGGACGGGCGCGCTCGACATTCTGGTCAACAACGCGGGCGTGATGGCAACACCGCTGCGCCATACGGTTGACGGTTTCGAACAGCAGTTCGGAATCAACCACCTAGGCCACTTCGCCCTCACGGGCCTGCTTCTGGGCGCGCTGCGTTCATCGCCGTCGGGCCGTGTAGTGACGGTATCGTCGCTCGCCCACCGCCGGGGGCGGATCGATTTTTCGGATCTGAACGCACATGGCCGCTACAGGTCATGGAAGGCATACGGCCAGAGCAAGCTGGCAAACCTGCTGTTCACCATGGAACTTGACCGCCGCCTTCGGGCAGCGGGATGGCCCCTGATCGCCTGCGCTGCCCACCCGGGCCTGTCCACCACCAACCTCACCAACGGCGTGCGGGGCGCTGCGGTGCTCGACCTGCTCGGAGGTGCGATCCGCGTGATGGGCCAGTCGGATGCTGACGGGGCGAAGCCTATCCTCCTTGCTGCCACCGGTGCGCAGGTCCGCGGCGGAGACTACTACGGGCCCGACGGCGCCGGTGAGACCCGCGGTAACCCGGTCCTCGTTGCCCCGGCGCCTGCGGTTCTGGATCCCGTAACCGCGGCACGCCTCTGGTCCGCAAGCGAGGAACTCACCGGCGTCCGGTACCAGGACCTTCCTGCAGCCCCTTGA
- a CDS encoding DUF2795 domain-containing protein: protein MADSPSPIDIQKALGGISYPASREDLVNNAENSGADDSVLEALRNIPDQEYESPADVSKAVSG from the coding sequence GTGGCAGATTCACCCAGCCCCATCGACATCCAGAAGGCCCTCGGCGGCATCAGCTACCCCGCGTCCCGGGAGGACCTGGTGAACAATGCGGAGAACTCGGGCGCTGACGACTCAGTGCTCGAGGCTCTCCGAAACATTCCGGACCAGGAGTACGAATCACCCGCCGATGTAAGCAAGGCCGTTTCCGGCTAG